The following proteins are co-located in the Candidatus Polarisedimenticolia bacterium genome:
- a CDS encoding sigma-70 family RNA polymerase sigma factor, with translation MPPSDEDALIERAREGSPAAFDELVRRYDRLVLRLALGIVKSEEDARDIYQETFLKAWKGIRRFRNECSFGTWIFRIATNLCLDHARRRGTARDEPLEDAGGDTGGPGPAVRVVDRSVEGNPVKAVEAGELRRLIGTALADLPPRERLVFGLRHGEGLRLGAIAAILETSEETARNCLYRAHQRLRAALRHVHGGAGAAAPPRMTEKVTRGAPLRDTPGTLGGTE, from the coding sequence GTGCCGCCATCTGACGAGGACGCACTCATCGAGAGGGCCCGCGAGGGCAGCCCGGCGGCGTTCGACGAGCTGGTGCGCCGCTACGACCGACTCGTCCTGCGCCTGGCGCTCGGCATCGTGAAGTCGGAGGAAGACGCCCGTGACATCTACCAGGAGACGTTCCTCAAGGCGTGGAAGGGGATCCGCCGATTCCGGAACGAGTGCTCGTTCGGAACCTGGATCTTCCGCATCGCCACGAACCTCTGCCTGGATCACGCCCGCCGTCGCGGGACGGCGCGCGACGAGCCTCTGGAGGATGCCGGGGGGGACACCGGGGGCCCCGGCCCGGCCGTTCGGGTCGTCGACCGGAGCGTCGAGGGGAATCCGGTGAAGGCCGTGGAAGCGGGAGAGCTGCGCCGTTTGATCGGAACAGCCCTGGCCGACCTGCCGCCGCGGGAGCGGCTGGTGTTCGGGTTGCGCCACGGGGAGGGGCTTCGCCTCGGCGCCATCGCGGCGATTCTCGAAACCTCGGAAGAGACGGCCCGCAACTGCCTCTACCGCGCCCATCAGAGGCTGCGCGCGGCGCTGCGGCATGTGCACGGCGGAGCGGGCGCTGCGGCCCCCCCGCGCATGACGGAGAAGGTGACCCGGGGCGCCCCGCTGAGGGACACGCCGGGAACCCTGGGAGGGACGGAGTGA
- a CDS encoding PDZ domain-containing protein gives MSKALAAATGLLIVGAAAAALAARPAPETPSPPADAPTPRPGRAPHAPHDRMLFFSSGGSWLGVSIADVTAERVKELGLKEETGVEIKGVMPGSPAEEAGLEKEDVILEYQGDRVEGAAQLTRLVRETPPGRTVTLGISRGGASRSVKVKVTEHEGSGHKRIVTKRIEIPSIDIPPIEIPEIDLPEIPLLEGIPSSFRLGVSVEDLTGQLGEYFGVKDGEGVLVRSVKKGSPADAGGLRAGDVIVKVDGEKVADSSDLRSAMRERRGRTFPLGVVRDRRETSLTVTLPKREEPAEEIEEGDEESSRNLLFEKRIEEGVRRKLESARARLEAAHARIEAARLRADESI, from the coding sequence ATGTCGAAAGCACTCGCAGCCGCAACGGGACTTCTGATCGTCGGTGCGGCCGCGGCCGCTCTGGCCGCCCGCCCCGCCCCCGAGACCCCGTCGCCGCCGGCCGATGCCCCGACCCCGAGGCCCGGCCGGGCTCCGCATGCTCCCCACGACCGCATGCTCTTCTTCTCCTCCGGCGGGTCGTGGCTGGGGGTCAGCATCGCCGACGTCACGGCCGAGAGGGTGAAGGAGCTGGGCCTCAAGGAGGAGACCGGTGTCGAGATCAAGGGGGTCATGCCCGGAAGCCCCGCCGAGGAGGCCGGCCTGGAGAAGGAGGACGTCATCCTGGAATACCAGGGGGACCGGGTCGAGGGGGCCGCGCAGCTCACGCGTCTCGTTCGCGAGACGCCGCCAGGAAGGACCGTGACGCTGGGCATCTCCCGCGGCGGGGCGAGCCGCAGCGTGAAGGTCAAGGTCACCGAGCACGAGGGTTCCGGGCACAAGAGAATCGTCACCAAGCGGATCGAGATTCCGAGCATCGACATCCCGCCCATCGAGATCCCCGAGATCGACCTGCCGGAGATCCCGCTGCTCGAGGGGATCCCGTCGTCGTTCCGGCTGGGCGTCTCCGTGGAGGACCTCACCGGGCAGCTCGGGGAGTATTTCGGCGTGAAGGACGGCGAGGGGGTCCTGGTGAGGTCCGTCAAGAAGGGGAGCCCGGCCGACGCCGGCGGCCTGCGCGCCGGGGACGTCATCGTCAAGGTGGACGGCGAAAAGGTCGCGGACTCGTCCGATCTGCGCAGCGCCATGCGCGAGCGGCGCGGCAGGACGTTCCCGCTGGGGGTCGTGCGCGACCGGCGCGAGACGAGCCTCACGGTCACCCTGCCGAAGCGGGAAGAGCCGGCCGAGGAGATCGAGGAGGGGGACGAGGAGTCCTCCCGCAATCTCCTGTTCGAAAAGCGCATCGAGGAAGGCGTCCGGCGGAAGCTGGAAAGCGCCAGAGCCAGGCTGGAGGCCGCCCACGCCCGGATCGAGGCGGCGCGCCTCCGGGCGGACGAATCCATCTAA
- a CDS encoding M24 family metallopeptidase — protein MRRSRRDFLAGSVAAVAGGIVGVGRAGAASPGTPAAPSGVAPAPPAGVSAALLRRNPEHPRPAEFDRLDEVWHKGAVKRLQARLAEEGIDGALLGDRWNIIYFTGLWHTSTERPFFIFIPATGLDLTWFHPSLDRDLVDTWWIKDKETYFDFKHGEGAFPNLGRVPMGATVDLTRWVLKGLRKRGWAGKAIGVDRPLTSDLTEAAGDILPKTALRKAGDLCERLRMVKTPEEIALTQRAMDYFSQIHAFARDYILQHGTDKTDFDVQMAATQYGADLILKDIRRDGKPHTAVGIDVGIYVRTGVGTAYPHPNQFHHSRIRRGDSLQVSGDVKIGGYGGELYRAYQIAPQDAFREKVWEAHTECCRIQAEASAAGVTGSLVARQVHDFQVKNGMAKYVYHRPAHGEGSEGHQPPYISLGDHTQLEAGMTFSNEPGLYVPEQGFGYNHSDNVLVTEARGIQMSSVPYTKEWCFLKL, from the coding sequence ATGCGCAGATCGCGACGTGATTTCCTGGCGGGTTCGGTGGCGGCGGTTGCCGGCGGCATCGTCGGCGTGGGCCGGGCGGGGGCGGCGTCCCCCGGGACCCCGGCCGCCCCCTCCGGGGTCGCCCCGGCCCCGCCCGCCGGCGTTTCGGCGGCCCTGCTGAGGCGCAATCCGGAGCATCCCCGGCCGGCCGAGTTCGATCGCCTCGACGAGGTCTGGCACAAGGGGGCCGTCAAGAGGCTGCAGGCGCGGCTCGCGGAGGAGGGGATCGACGGCGCTCTTCTCGGCGACCGCTGGAACATCATCTACTTCACCGGTCTCTGGCACACCTCGACCGAGCGGCCGTTCTTCATCTTCATCCCCGCCACCGGCCTCGACCTCACCTGGTTCCACCCGAGCCTCGACCGCGACCTCGTCGACACCTGGTGGATCAAGGACAAGGAGACCTACTTCGACTTCAAGCACGGCGAGGGGGCCTTCCCGAACCTCGGCCGCGTGCCGATGGGGGCGACGGTCGATCTGACCCGCTGGGTCCTCAAGGGCCTGCGGAAGCGCGGCTGGGCGGGCAAGGCAATCGGAGTGGACCGGCCGCTGACGTCCGACCTGACCGAGGCGGCGGGCGACATCCTGCCGAAGACGGCGCTCAGGAAGGCGGGCGATCTCTGCGAGCGCCTGCGCATGGTCAAGACCCCCGAGGAGATCGCGCTGACGCAGCGCGCCATGGACTATTTCAGCCAGATCCACGCCTTCGCGCGCGACTACATCCTGCAGCACGGCACCGACAAGACCGACTTCGACGTCCAGATGGCGGCCACCCAGTACGGCGCCGACCTGATCCTGAAGGACATCCGGCGCGACGGGAAACCGCACACCGCCGTGGGCATCGACGTCGGCATCTACGTCCGCACGGGCGTCGGGACCGCCTACCCGCACCCGAACCAGTTTCACCACAGCCGCATCAGGAGGGGGGACTCCCTTCAGGTTTCCGGCGACGTCAAGATCGGCGGGTACGGGGGGGAGCTCTATCGCGCCTATCAAATCGCTCCTCAAGATGCGTTCCGGGAAAAGGTCTGGGAGGCGCACACGGAGTGCTGCCGGATCCAGGCGGAGGCCTCGGCGGCCGGCGTCACCGGATCCCTCGTCGCCCGGCAGGTCCACGACTTCCAGGTCAAGAACGGCATGGCGAAGTACGTCTATCACCGTCCCGCCCACGGGGAAGGCTCGGAGGGGCACCAGCCACCCTACATCTCACTCGGCGATCACACCCAGCTCGAGGCCGGCATGACGTTCAGCAACGAACCGGGGCTGTATGTCCCCGAGCAGGGGTTCGGATACAACCACTCCGATAACGTCCTGGTCACGGAGGCGCGTGGCATCCAGATGAGCAGCGTGCCGTACACCAAGGAGTGGTGCTTCCTCAAGCTCTAG
- a CDS encoding LeuA family protein produces MPQNDGDRDDLIHDWNRVDGAPGPALPIALDDETLRDGLQGPSVTDPPIEMKMNILRAMDRLGIDTADVGLPGAGPKAVADSDALCRQIVEEKLAIRPNCAARTMVRDIEPIARIAATIGIPVEACLFIGSSAIRQHVEDWSIDLLLQRTEESIAFALKQGLPVMYVTEDTSRAHPETLRRLYSTAIRCGARRLCVTDTVGHATPHGVGQVIRFVASIAAECGGSVGIDWHGHRDRGLGLANSLAAIAAGATRVHGCALGLGERAGNAPMDLLLVNLKLMGLIDRDLSGLGEYCRLVSEGCRVPIPPNYPVVGRDAFETGTGVHAAAVIKALRKNDTWLADRVYSGVPASQFGFRQAIRIGPMSGRSNVVFWLEQQGIEPKDAVIDRIFDAAKRSDRLLEDDEILALAGGKRVASRKRGR; encoded by the coding sequence ATGCCGCAAAACGACGGGGATCGGGATGATTTGATCCACGACTGGAACCGGGTCGACGGGGCCCCCGGGCCGGCCCTGCCGATCGCCCTCGACGACGAGACCCTGCGCGACGGCCTGCAGGGTCCGAGCGTCACCGATCCCCCCATCGAGATGAAGATGAACATCCTGAGGGCCATGGACCGCCTCGGGATCGACACCGCCGACGTCGGGCTCCCGGGGGCCGGCCCCAAGGCGGTGGCCGACTCGGACGCGCTCTGCCGCCAGATCGTCGAGGAGAAGCTCGCCATCCGCCCGAACTGCGCGGCGCGCACCATGGTCAGGGACATCGAGCCGATCGCGCGCATCGCGGCGACGATCGGCATTCCGGTCGAGGCCTGCCTGTTCATCGGATCGTCCGCCATCCGGCAGCACGTCGAGGACTGGTCGATTGACCTTTTGTTGCAGCGGACCGAGGAGTCGATCGCCTTCGCACTGAAACAGGGCCTGCCGGTGATGTACGTGACCGAGGATACGTCCCGGGCGCATCCCGAGACCCTGCGACGCCTGTACTCGACCGCCATCCGCTGCGGCGCGCGCCGCCTCTGCGTGACCGACACCGTCGGGCACGCCACGCCGCACGGTGTTGGCCAGGTGATCCGCTTCGTCGCCTCGATCGCGGCGGAGTGCGGCGGGAGCGTCGGCATCGACTGGCATGGCCACCGCGACCGAGGCCTGGGCCTCGCCAACAGCCTGGCCGCGATCGCCGCCGGCGCCACGCGGGTGCACGGCTGCGCGCTGGGCCTGGGGGAGCGCGCCGGCAACGCGCCGATGGATCTGCTGCTGGTCAACCTGAAGCTCATGGGGCTCATCGACCGGGACCTGTCCGGCCTGGGGGAATACTGCCGGCTGGTCTCGGAGGGGTGCCGCGTGCCGATCCCCCCCAACTACCCGGTCGTGGGCAGGGACGCCTTCGAGACCGGCACCGGCGTGCACGCGGCGGCGGTCATCAAGGCGCTGCGCAAGAACGACACCTGGCTGGCGGACCGGGTCTACTCGGGGGTGCCGGCGTCCCAGTTCGGCTTCCGGCAGGCGATCCGGATCGGCCCGATGAGCGGTCGGTCGAACGTCGTGTTCTGGCTGGAACAACAGGGGATCGAGCCCAAGGACGCCGTGATCGATCGGATCTTCGATGCGGCCAAGCGCAGCGACCGTCTCCTGGAGGACGACGAAATCCTCGCGCTCGCCGGCGGGAAGCGGGTCGCCTCCCGAAAGCGCGGCCGGTAG
- a CDS encoding GGDEF domain-containing protein yields the protein MSQKPHDRTMAIDRSVVDAGRFQKSHATLVVLQGAEIGRNYRLRRGLMILGRGFGAEIRISDDLVSREHARIDSAWDPAKQLATYHLVDLGSTNHTYVNNAFVESVELREGDRIQVGDTVLKFVLLDDIEAKFHQEIRNRISFDQLTGLLTKESLYLALDMELRRCLRYELPLTVLMMDLDRFKSVNDTHGHLMGSHVLAEVGRLIRESIRGDDVAARYGGEEFVAYLSETGTLGAIQAAERVRRAIEAHPFSLDGKTIQVTISIGISSCPEHGRDIQALVGRADRALYRAKESGRNRVVVETPE from the coding sequence ATGTCGCAGAAGCCTCACGATCGCACCATGGCGATCGACCGGTCGGTGGTGGACGCCGGGCGGTTCCAGAAGAGCCACGCGACCCTGGTCGTCCTCCAGGGGGCCGAGATCGGCCGCAACTACCGCCTCAGGCGGGGCCTGATGATCCTGGGCCGCGGCTTCGGGGCGGAGATCCGGATCTCCGACGACCTGGTCTCGCGCGAGCACGCGCGGATCGATTCCGCCTGGGACCCCGCGAAGCAGTTGGCCACTTATCACCTCGTCGACCTCGGAAGCACCAACCACACGTACGTCAACAACGCGTTCGTGGAGAGCGTGGAGCTGCGCGAGGGGGACAGGATCCAGGTCGGAGACACCGTCCTGAAGTTCGTGCTCCTGGACGACATCGAGGCGAAGTTCCACCAGGAGATCAGGAACCGCATCTCGTTCGATCAGCTCACGGGCCTCCTGACCAAGGAGTCTCTCTATCTGGCGCTCGACATGGAGCTCCGGCGCTGCCTGCGTTACGAGCTGCCGCTCACCGTCCTGATGATGGATCTCGACCGCTTCAAGTCGGTCAACGACACCCACGGGCACTTGATGGGAAGCCACGTCCTCGCCGAGGTGGGCCGTCTCATCCGCGAGTCGATCCGGGGCGACGACGTGGCGGCGCGTTACGGCGGGGAGGAGTTCGTCGCCTACCTCTCGGAAACCGGCACCCTGGGCGCCATTCAGGCCGCGGAGCGCGTCCGCCGGGCGATCGAGGCCCACCCGTTCAGCCTCGACGGCAAGACGATCCAGGTCACCATCAGCATCGGCATCTCCTCCTGCCCCGAGCACGGCCGCGACATCCAGGCCCTGGTCGGGCGCGCCGACCGGGCGCTCTACCGGGCCAAGGAGAGCGGCCGCAACCGCGTCGTGGTCGAGACGCCCGAGTGA
- a CDS encoding HEAT repeat domain-containing protein gives MDCEAYRKAIVLMLCEELQDHERAALKAHLRECFDCQASFADARRIHQLVESAPAVEPSADLLEACRRDLRAAIGPGPGGRTAPARPWLRLWPAWAFSLLAAGFAAGRLSPGAGGPGSAVDARAPEAGTTIANVDFRDSDPRSERISLTYDTLRRTALEGTAGDPRIRQVLLETVRQNRNAGLRLEAIEALRRHADDPEVRRALLGTVREDENPGARLKALEALQGRAAGDPEVRGAIVQALLRDTNPGMRVRAIDALKDARGPETLAVLKRLADGDPNDYVRLRSAALVNDMPAQDIR, from the coding sequence ATGGACTGCGAAGCGTACCGAAAGGCGATCGTCCTGATGCTCTGCGAGGAGCTTCAGGACCATGAAAGGGCGGCACTCAAGGCGCACCTCCGGGAATGCTTCGACTGCCAGGCGTCATTCGCGGACGCACGGCGCATCCACCAGCTCGTGGAGAGCGCTCCGGCGGTCGAACCCTCCGCGGATCTCCTGGAGGCGTGCCGGCGGGACCTGCGTGCGGCCATAGGCCCGGGGCCCGGCGGGCGGACCGCGCCGGCCCGCCCGTGGTTGCGGCTGTGGCCTGCGTGGGCCTTCTCGCTTCTGGCGGCCGGGTTCGCGGCCGGAAGGCTGTCCCCGGGGGCCGGAGGGCCGGGATCGGCCGTCGACGCGAGGGCGCCGGAGGCCGGGACGACGATTGCCAATGTCGACTTCCGCGACAGCGATCCGCGCAGCGAGAGAATCAGCCTGACGTACGACACGCTGAGGCGGACCGCCCTCGAAGGGACCGCGGGCGACCCGCGCATCCGCCAGGTCCTCCTGGAGACGGTGCGGCAGAACCGGAACGCCGGGCTGCGTCTCGAGGCGATCGAGGCGCTGCGCCGGCACGCCGACGATCCGGAGGTGCGACGAGCGCTCCTGGGGACCGTCCGGGAGGATGAGAATCCAGGCGCCCGCCTGAAGGCGCTCGAGGCGCTGCAGGGTCGTGCCGCCGGCGACCCGGAGGTTCGCGGCGCCATCGTGCAGGCCCTCCTGCGCGACACCAACCCCGGCATGCGGGTGCGCGCCATCGACGCCCTGAAGGACGCGCGCGGTCCCGAGACTCTGGCGGTGCTGAAGCGCCTGGCCGACGGCGATCCGAACGACTACGTGCGGCTGCGCTCCGCCGCCCTGGTGAACGACATGCCGGCGCAGGATATTCGATGA
- a CDS encoding ABC transporter ATP-binding protein: protein MPSVIEARGLTKTFGALVAVNDIGFAIQTGECYGFLGPNGAGKTTTVKMIHCSIPITSGDLSVFGMGVRSSPRAIKARIGVCQQEDNLDPDFSVRKNLTVFARYFGIPAAPAAERVKELLEFMGLWERRDARIRELSGGLKRRLAIARALVNDPDLLILDEPTTGLDPQSRHQVWDRVRTLRRQGKTILLTTHYMDEAQSLCDRLVIMDHGRILVEGPPADLVRSRVGKEVVEVEGFPPGLPGFARDRGWSFEADSDRLWIYTDSGEAVFAAIARLYPSERCTVRMAGLEDLFLKLTGRELRE, encoded by the coding sequence ATGCCCTCCGTGATCGAGGCGCGAGGCCTCACGAAGACCTTTGGCGCGCTGGTGGCGGTGAACGACATCGGCTTCGCCATCCAGACCGGCGAGTGCTACGGGTTTCTCGGGCCGAACGGCGCCGGCAAGACGACGACCGTCAAGATGATTCACTGCTCGATCCCGATCACCTCGGGGGATCTGTCGGTCTTCGGGATGGGCGTGCGGTCGTCCCCCCGGGCCATCAAGGCCCGCATCGGCGTCTGCCAGCAGGAGGACAACCTCGACCCCGACTTCTCGGTGCGGAAGAACCTGACGGTGTTCGCGCGGTACTTCGGCATTCCGGCCGCGCCGGCGGCGGAACGGGTCAAGGAGCTCCTGGAGTTCATGGGGCTGTGGGAGAGGCGCGACGCGCGCATCCGCGAGCTCTCGGGCGGCCTGAAGAGGCGCCTGGCGATCGCCCGGGCCCTGGTCAACGATCCGGATCTTCTGATCCTGGATGAGCCGACGACCGGCCTCGATCCGCAGTCGAGGCACCAGGTCTGGGACCGGGTCCGCACCCTGCGCCGGCAGGGGAAGACCATCCTTCTGACCACGCACTACATGGACGAGGCGCAATCGCTGTGCGATCGCCTGGTGATCATGGACCACGGCCGCATCCTGGTCGAGGGGCCGCCGGCCGACCTGGTCCGCAGCCGCGTCGGCAAGGAGGTCGTGGAGGTTGAGGGCTTCCCGCCCGGGCTGCCGGGGTTCGCGCGCGACAGGGGCTGGTCGTTCGAGGCCGACTCCGATCGGCTGTGGATCTACACCGACTCGGGCGAGGCGGTGTTCGCGGCGATCGCGCGGCTGTACCCCTCGGAGCGCTGCACCGTGCGCATGGCGGGACTCGAGGACCTGTTCCTGAAGCTGACCGGCAGGGAGCTGCGCGAATGA
- a CDS encoding ABC transporter permease, with the protein MSLAGVSGLVRNVSLRSVRVWQRNRDVYFVTWKTNLFPPLAEPILYLLAFGAGIGALVKEVEYRGEMVGYTAFIAPGLLATQVMFQAFFETTYNTFVRMHYQRTFDAIITTPLSLEDVMAGELLWATTKGTISCAVMMVAVSFFGLLHYPHALLIVPFSLLAGLLFAALGLCFTGIVPAIDSFNFPTFLFIMPMFLFSGTFFPLDVLPVWAQRLAWLLPLTHVANVIRELGLGRVPRDLGWDLLYLAVMTVPLCLLGLHLMRRRLVK; encoded by the coding sequence ATGAGCCTGGCGGGGGTCTCCGGGCTGGTCAGGAACGTGAGCCTGCGGTCCGTGCGCGTCTGGCAGCGCAACCGGGACGTCTATTTCGTCACCTGGAAGACGAACCTGTTCCCGCCGCTGGCCGAGCCGATCCTCTATCTGCTGGCCTTCGGAGCCGGGATCGGCGCGCTGGTCAAGGAGGTGGAATACCGGGGCGAGATGGTCGGCTACACCGCCTTCATCGCTCCGGGCCTCCTGGCGACGCAGGTCATGTTCCAGGCGTTCTTCGAGACGACCTACAACACCTTCGTGAGAATGCACTACCAGCGGACGTTCGACGCCATCATCACGACGCCGCTGTCGCTCGAAGACGTCATGGCGGGGGAGCTCCTGTGGGCGACCACCAAGGGGACGATCTCGTGCGCCGTGATGATGGTGGCCGTCAGCTTCTTCGGGCTGCTGCACTATCCGCACGCCCTTCTCATCGTGCCGTTCTCGCTCCTGGCGGGTCTCCTCTTCGCGGCGCTCGGGCTGTGCTTCACGGGGATCGTGCCGGCGATCGACTCGTTCAACTTCCCCACCTTCCTGTTCATCATGCCGATGTTCCTGTTCTCCGGGACGTTCTTCCCCCTGGACGTCCTGCCGGTCTGGGCGCAGCGCCTCGCCTGGCTGCTCCCCTTGACGCACGTCGCCAACGTCATCCGGGAGCTGGGGCTCGGGCGGGTGCCTCGCGATCTCGGCTGGGACCTGCTCTACCTGGCGGTGATGACCGTCCCCCTGTGCCTGCTCGGTCTTCACCTGATGCGGCGGCGCCTGGTGAAGTAA
- a CDS encoding GGDEF domain-containing protein — translation MSQRASDRTMAIPRADIEGVRFRKAHASLVVLQGAEIGRDFLLRRRTTVLGRGPEADIRLPDDLASREHARVEVRWDRGKRNASFHLTDLGSTNGTLVNNRLVESTELRENDKIQIGMTVLKFDLLDEVEARFHEEIRNRISYDQLTGLLTRESLYLALESELQRSRKYRTPLAVLMMDLDHFKSVNDTHGHLMGSHVLSEVGRLIRGSIREDDVSARYGGEEFLAYLPERGADEALQAAERIRRAIESASIELDGVKVGVTISIGIATFPDHGEDIKSLVGRADQALYRAKRAGRNLVRL, via the coding sequence ATGAGCCAACGCGCGTCCGATCGCACCATGGCCATCCCCCGGGCGGATATCGAGGGCGTGCGTTTCAGGAAGGCGCACGCCTCGCTGGTCGTGCTTCAGGGAGCGGAAATCGGCCGCGACTTCCTCCTGCGGCGCCGGACCACGGTGCTCGGCCGCGGGCCGGAGGCCGACATCCGCCTTCCCGACGACCTCGCCTCCCGCGAGCATGCGCGGGTCGAGGTGAGGTGGGACCGCGGGAAACGAAACGCCAGCTTCCACCTGACCGATCTCGGAAGCACGAACGGCACCCTGGTCAACAACCGTCTCGTCGAGTCGACGGAGCTGCGGGAGAACGACAAGATCCAGATCGGCATGACGGTCCTCAAGTTCGACCTCCTGGACGAGGTCGAGGCGCGCTTTCACGAGGAGATCCGGAACCGGATCTCCTACGATCAGCTCACCGGACTTCTCACCCGGGAATCGCTCTACCTGGCCCTGGAGAGCGAGCTGCAGCGCAGCCGCAAGTACCGCACGCCCCTCGCGGTCCTGATGATGGATCTCGACCACTTCAAGTCGGTGAACGACACGCACGGCCACCTGATGGGCAGCCACGTGCTGAGCGAGGTCGGGCGCCTCATTCGCGGATCGATCCGGGAAGATGACGTTTCGGCGCGGTACGGGGGCGAGGAATTCCTGGCCTATCTTCCCGAGAGGGGCGCGGACGAGGCGCTGCAGGCGGCGGAGCGCATCCGCCGGGCCATCGAGTCGGCTTCGATCGAGCTCGACGGTGTCAAGGTCGGCGTGACCATCAGCATCGGGATCGCCACCTTCCCGGACCACGGCGAGGACATCAAGTCGCTGGTGGGGCGCGCCGACCAGGCTCTCTACCGGGCGAAGCGGGCGGGGCGAAACCTCGTCCGGCTTTAG